In Carya illinoinensis cultivar Pawnee chromosome 16, C.illinoinensisPawnee_v1, whole genome shotgun sequence, a single window of DNA contains:
- the LOC122299475 gene encoding 60S ribosomal protein L3, whose translation MSHRKFEHPRHGSLGFLPRKRAARHRGKVKAFPKDDPNKPCRLTAFLGYKAGMTHIVREVEKPGSKLHKKETCEAVTVVETPPMVVVGVVGYVRTPRGLRTLNTVWAQHLSEEVKRRFYKNWCKSKKKAFTKYSKQYESEEGKKNIQVQLEKMKKYATVIRVLAHTQIRKMKGLKQKKAHLMEIQVNGGTVAQKVDYAYNFFEKQIPVDAVFQKDEMIDIIGVTKGKGYEGVVTRWGVTRLPRKTHRGLRKVACIGAWHPARVSFTVARAGQNGYHHRTEMNKKIYKLGKAGLESHTAVTEFDRTEKDITPMGGFPHYGIVKDDYIMIKGCCVGPKKRVVTLRQSLLKQTSRLALEEIKLKFIDSSSKFGHGRFQTTQEKQKFYGRVKA comes from the exons ATGTCTCACAGGAAGTTTGAGCACCCTAGGCATGGATCCCTTGGATTTCTTCCAAGGAAGCGAGCTGCTCGTCACAGGGGAAagg TGAAGGCTTTTCCTAAGGACGACCCAAACAAGCCTTGCAGGCTTACTGCCTTTTTGGGCTACAAGGCTGGGATGACCCACATTGTCAGGGAGGTCGAAAAACCTGGATCAA aacttCACAAGAAGGAGACGTGTGAAGCTGTTACCGTTGTTGAGACTCCTCCAATGGTTGTTGTTGGTGTTGTGGGCTATGTGAGGACACCACGTGGCCTTCGCACATTGAACACTGTTTGGGCTCAGCATTTAAGTGAGGAGGTGAAGAGGAGGTTctacaagaattggtgcaagtCCAAGAAGAAGgcttttacaaaatattcaaagcaaTATGAATCTGAAGAAGGGAAGAAAAATATCCAAGTGCAGctggagaaaatgaaaaaatatgcaACTGTTATTCGAGTTTTGGCTCACACCCAG ATTAGGAAAATGAAGGGATTAAAGCAGAAGAAAGCACACCTGATGGAGATCCAGGTCAACGGGGGAACCGTGGCTCAAAAAGTGGACTATGCATACAACTTCTTTGAGAAGCAAATCCCTGTGGATGCTGTTTTCCAGAAGGATGAGATGATTGATATCATTGGTGTGACCAAGGGTAAAGGTTATGAAGGTGTTGTTACTCGATGGGGTGTCACCCGCCTTCCCCGTAAGACTCACAGGGGTCTAAGGAAGGTCGCATGTATTGGTGCCTGGCATCCTGCCAGAGTATCATTCACAGTTGCTAGGGCTGGACAAAATGGTTACCACCACCGCACCGAAATGAACAAGAAGATCTACAAACTTGGCAAGGCTGGGCTGGAGTCACATACTGCTGTCACTGAGTTTGACAG GACTGAGAAGGACATTACTCCAATGGGTGGCTTCCCTCACTATGGTATAGTGAAGGATGATTATATTATGATCAAGGGATGCTGTGTTGGACCTAAGAAGAGGGTTGTTACACTTCGCCAGTCTCTGCTCAAGCAGACATCGCGACTTGCTCTTGAGGAGATCAAGCTCAAATTCATTGACTCCTCCTCAAAGTTTGGGCATGGCCGCTTCCAGACAACACAAGAGAAACAGAAGTTCTATGGACGGGTCAAGGCTTAA